Proteins from a single region of Megachile rotundata isolate GNS110a chromosome 7, iyMegRotu1, whole genome shotgun sequence:
- the LOC100878206 gene encoding uncharacterized protein LOC100878206, producing MKFLVIFVAIASVCSAAPSAILSPLVGGVGVVGPQVGPAVVAGAATGAVKVSGPVAGPALVTGAVAAPSAVVGSVAGPTVVSEPGLGSVIVGNGLVAPAVLAAPAATVVAGPAASAVVAGPVTKTAVIGASSSAVVTGGVAW from the exons ATGAAATTCTTG GTAATTTTCGTAGCGATCGCGTCGGTGTGCTCGGCAGCCCCCAGCGCCATTCTGAGCCCGCTCGTGGGTGGAGTGGGTGTCGTTGGTCCTCAGGTTGGACCAGCGGTGGTCGCCGGAGCTGCGACCGGGGCCGTCAAAGTATCTGGACCCGTAGCTGGACCCGCACTGGTAACCGGAGCGGTCGCTGCTCCGTCGGCCGTTGTTGGTTCCGTTGCCGGACCCACCGTCGTCTCTGAACCTGGTCTCGGCAGCGTAATCGTCG GTAACGGATTAGTAGCTCCGGCAGTGTTAGCCGCACCAGCAGCCACGGTCGTCGCTGGCCCAGCAGCATCGGCGGTCGTCGCGGGTCCTGTTACCAAAACAGCAGTGATCGGTGCTTCTTCCTCGGCAGTCGTTACCGGAGGCGTTGCCTGGTAG
- the LOC100878319 gene encoding uncharacterized protein LOC100878319, with translation MKYLVVLVAALAIASGSPERERRSLGWGSHGTVVLGGLLPGVAVAGPVAPSAAVIGPVAGSAAVVGPAAGSAAVVGPAAGSAAVVGPAAGTTVVSGPAGAIVAPGPGLLGLW, from the exons ATGAAGTACTTG GTCGTCCTCGTAGCCGCTTTGGCCATTGCCTCCGGTAGCCCGGAACGCGAACGTCGTTCCCTTGGCTGGGGATCGCACGGAACCGTAGTCCTGGGCGGTTTGCTGCCCGGCGTAGCGGTCGCAGGACCAGTGGCTCCTTCGGCTGCCGTTATCGGGCCCGTCGCTGGATCTGCAGCCGTGGTTGGGCCCGCTGCAGGCTCTGCCGCTGTCGTTGGACCAGCTGCCGGTTCTGCTGCAGTCGTGGGACCGGCTGCCG GAACGACAGTAGTGTCGGGTCCCGCGGGAGCAATCGTGGCACCCGGACCTGGCCTTCTAGGACTCTGGTAG